Proteins from a genomic interval of Aureibacillus halotolerans:
- a CDS encoding transcriptional regulator SplA domain-containing protein: MTFMLSAGESVFVIYRNPHTQNVATIQEAQILQDPISHQPALFLYDHYYPLDMDYAMYSTYEEAEAAYEDYFYVDEYNASSLDGGHV; encoded by the coding sequence CTGACTTTCATGTTATCAGCAGGCGAAAGTGTCTTCGTTATATACCGTAATCCCCACACGCAAAATGTGGCTACCATTCAAGAAGCACAAATTCTTCAAGACCCGATATCCCACCAGCCAGCGCTGTTTTTATACGATCATTACTACCCTTTGGATATGGATTATGCGATGTACTCGACGTATGAGGAAGCAGAAGCAGCGTACGAAGATTATTTTTATGTGGATGAATATAATGCCTCGTCTCTCGATGGAGGTCATGTATGA
- the splB gene encoding spore photoproduct lyase, which translates to MIKPFMPQLVYIEPRALEYPLGKKLHDKFQQLGVEIRKTTSHNQVRDIPGENHLQKYRNAKSTLAIGLRKTLKFDTSKPSAEYAIPLATGCMGHCHYCYLQTTMGSKPYIRTYVNVEEIFDAADKYMEERSPEPTRFEASCTSDIVGIDHLTHSLKQTIEHIGKTKHGLLRFVTKFHHVDHLLDAEHNGKTRFRFSVNDDYVIKFFEPGTSRLEQRIEAARKVAEADYPLGFIVAPIYLHDNWKEGYEELFKKLDQHIPEKARKNLTFELIQHRFTKPAKRVIAENYPMTKLELDEEKRKYKWGRYGIGKYVYQNDEQEDIKETFQTYIDRYFPEAQIEYFT; encoded by the coding sequence ATGATTAAGCCATTTATGCCTCAGCTTGTTTATATAGAGCCACGTGCTTTAGAATACCCATTAGGAAAAAAGCTGCACGATAAATTTCAACAATTGGGCGTAGAGATTCGTAAAACCACCTCCCACAACCAGGTACGGGACATTCCTGGCGAAAATCACCTTCAGAAATATCGAAATGCGAAATCAACACTTGCCATTGGTTTAAGAAAAACGCTTAAATTCGATACGTCAAAGCCATCGGCTGAATACGCTATTCCGTTAGCAACGGGCTGCATGGGCCATTGCCATTATTGTTATTTGCAGACCACAATGGGCAGTAAGCCTTATATCCGAACGTACGTAAATGTAGAAGAAATCTTTGACGCTGCGGATAAGTATATGGAGGAACGTTCTCCTGAGCCCACCCGCTTTGAAGCGTCCTGTACCTCGGACATTGTCGGCATTGATCATTTAACACATTCCTTAAAACAAACGATCGAACATATTGGTAAAACAAAGCATGGGTTGCTCCGATTTGTTACGAAGTTTCACCATGTTGATCACCTGCTCGACGCAGAGCACAATGGCAAAACGCGCTTTCGTTTTAGCGTCAATGATGATTACGTGATTAAGTTTTTCGAACCAGGCACGTCTCGTCTTGAACAGCGTATTGAGGCCGCACGAAAAGTGGCGGAGGCTGATTACCCATTAGGGTTTATTGTCGCTCCCATCTATTTGCATGACAACTGGAAGGAAGGCTACGAGGAATTATTCAAAAAGCTAGATCAACACATTCCAGAGAAAGCTCGCAAGAATTTAACCTTTGAGCTCATTCAGCATCGCTTTACGAAACCTGCCAAGCGTGTCATTGCGGAAAATTACCCAATGACGAAGCTTGAGTTGGATGAAGAGAAGCGGAAGTACAAATGGGGTCGTTATGGCATTGGCAAATACGTGTATCAAAACGATGAACAAGAAGACATAAAAGAAACATTTCAAACGTATATCGACCGTTACTTTCCAGAGGCACAGATCGAATACTTTACGTGA
- a CDS encoding AroM family protein: MTNTTIGLLTIGQAPRTDLTPELLSYLGNVEIIEKGALDGFTQEQLLAVAPSQEDITYVSRLETGHEVNIGKSKVQPLLDQKLQEFKQEGIQLVMLACTGQFASFSTNINVLYPDRLLTAFVQSIAPVKTLGIVLPSKEQVTTAKQRWQPYAEHVTCSVASPYEQADFQGAANEVQEAHCDVVILDCMGYTKEQAEIVQRSLRCPVVLSRKLFAVMANAFLK, from the coding sequence ATGACAAACACAACCATTGGATTGTTGACGATTGGACAAGCGCCAAGAACTGATCTGACGCCTGAACTACTGTCTTATTTGGGCAACGTTGAAATCATTGAAAAAGGCGCACTGGATGGGTTTACACAGGAGCAGCTTTTAGCTGTTGCACCTTCTCAAGAGGACATTACCTACGTTAGTCGTCTCGAGACAGGTCATGAGGTGAACATCGGGAAGTCCAAAGTACAGCCTTTGCTTGATCAGAAATTACAGGAGTTTAAACAAGAAGGAATCCAACTTGTGATGCTCGCCTGTACAGGACAGTTTGCATCATTTTCAACGAATATCAATGTGTTATATCCAGATCGTCTTTTGACCGCATTTGTCCAAAGCATTGCACCAGTAAAAACGCTTGGTATTGTTCTTCCTTCAAAAGAACAAGTAACTACCGCCAAACAGCGCTGGCAACCATATGCGGAACATGTTACGTGTTCTGTAGCGTCGCCATACGAACAAGCCGATTTCCAAGGCGCTGCCAACGAAGTTCAAGAGGCACATTGTGATGTCGTCATCCTCGACTGTATGGGTTATACAAAAGAACAAGCAGAAATTGTGCAGCGTTCGTTGAGATGCCCAGTCGTTTTATCGAGAAAATTGTTTGCCGTTATGGCGAATGCTTTTTTAAAATAA